A single region of the Macrobrachium rosenbergii isolate ZJJX-2024 chromosome 5, ASM4041242v1, whole genome shotgun sequence genome encodes:
- the LOC136838948 gene encoding uncharacterized protein produces the protein MASVESLRSCVPHFHLTPSLMILALTSFAAVASPTALTSFAVVASPTALTSFAVVASPTALTSFAAVASPTALTSFAVVASPTALTSFTAVASATALTSFAAVASPTTLTSFAAVASPTALTSFAAVASPTALISIAAVASPTALISFAAVASPTALISFAAVASPTALISFAAVASPTALISFAAVASPTALTSFAAVASPTTLTSFAAVASPTALTSFAAVASTTALTSFAAVASPTALISFAAVASPTDLTSFAAVASPTAMSPPSPEADRLPIV, from the coding sequence ATGGCTTCGGTAGAAAGTCTGCGGTCCTGTGTACCACATTTTCATCTTACCCCGAGTCTGATGATACTCGCGTTAACCAGCTTTGCAGCAGTAGCCTCACCCACTGCTTTAACCAGCTTTGCAGTAGTAGCCTCACCCACTGCTTTAACCAGCTTTGCAGTAGTAGCCTCACCCACTGCTTTAACCAGCTTTGCAGCAGTAGCCTCACCCACTGCTTTAACCAGCTTTGCAGTAGTAGCCTCACCCACTGCTTTAACCAGCTTCACAGCAGTAGCCTCAGCCACTGCTTTAACCAGCTTTGCAGCAGTAGCCTCACCCACTACTTTAACCAGCTTCGCAGCAGTAGCCTCACCCACTGCTTTAACCAGCTTTGCAGCAGTAGCCTCACCCACTGCTTTAATCAGCATTGCAGCAGTAGCCTCACCCACTGCTTTAATCAGCTTTGCAGCAGTAGCCTCACCCACTGCTTTAATCAGCTTTGCAGCAGTAGCCTCACCCACTGCTTTAATCAGCTTTGCAGCAGTAGCCTCACCCACTGCTTTAATCAGCTTTGCAGCAGTAGCCTCACCCACTGCTTTAACCAGCTTTGCAGCAGTAGCCTCACCCACTACTTTAACCAGCTTTGCAGCAGTAGCCTCACCCACTGCTTTAACCAGCTTTGCAGCAGTAGCCTCAACCACTGCTTTAACCAGCTTTGCAGCAGTAGCCTCACCCACTGCTTTAATCAGCTTTGCAGCAGTAGCCTCACCCACTGATTTAACCAGCTTTGCAGCAGTAGCCTCACCCACTGCTATGTCACCACCGTCACCTGAAGCTGATCGGTTGCCAATAGTTTAG